In Pirellulales bacterium, the DNA window TCGCCGATCACCCGCAGCTTCGAACGCTTCTGTCCGTCGGTTTCCCAGGTATCAAGCTTCAACCGACCCTCGATCAATACCGAGGCACCCTTGGTGAGATACTCGCTGGCAACTTCCGCCGTTCGTGCCCACAACGTCACGTCGACAAAGGTGGTCTCTTCAATCCACTCCCCCTGCGCATTCTTGCGGCGGTCGTTAACCGCCAGGCCAATTTCTGTGACCGGCGTATTCGTGGGGGTGTAGCGCAGCTCGGGGTCGCGCGTCAGGTTACCGACCAAGATGACACGATTGAAGCTGGCCATGGAAACCGACCTCCTAGGATGGGACGACGCTTATTCGATATCTTCCAGC includes these proteins:
- the ssb gene encoding single-stranded DNA-binding protein, with product MASFNRVILVGNLTRDPELRYTPTNTPVTEIGLAVNDRRKNAQGEWIEETTFVDVTLWARTAEVASEYLTKGASVLIEGRLKLDTWETDGQKRSKLRVIGERMQMLGGRGGPGGGGSGGESRGASRGGAAGGSRGGPSNYDESEYGPPADVYGSSSGGGGGGRSGSPPADDIPF